In the genome of Drosophila pseudoobscura strain MV-25-SWS-2005 chromosome 3, UCI_Dpse_MV25, whole genome shotgun sequence, one region contains:
- the LOC6898564 gene encoding uncharacterized protein isoform X3, with protein MPAASSHPRLFFYLLCAASLFAVSKSDTGSTKNSYFTSYFYYLAINFINPFAMPIFYRFVNVLPLQAPADDLAYDAALQLGLLNHRLNLLAHEEESRQLSLPNITLNNLVNRIPCSCDTGLCKCCAGFLAVIGMNSCTEVAYRPDEFSFELRMRVNNNIWFRRKVSGQNPPPFCFRPPRFNFARACIQFHDIWFVGRNMHVCMYMSGEFQGFELFERNFDCLLFGDHGVKIVPPEQSYPSRPNGVDIDEGDDEIEDYDENVVRSLAEKMMG; from the exons ATGCCTGCCGCCAGCTCCCATCCCCGCTTGTTCTTCTACCTGCTGTGCGCCGCCTCGCTTTTCGCCGTCTCCAAATCGGACACCGGTAGTACAAAGAACTCCTATTTCACGTCCTATTTCTACTATCTAGCCATTAACTTTATTAATCCGTTTGCAATGCCGATATTCTATCGCTTTGTAAATGTTT TGCCGCTGCAGGCCCCGGCCGACGATCTAGCCTACGACGCTGCTCTACAGTTGGGCCTACTCAACCACCGTCTCAACCTGCTCGCCCATGAAGAGGAGTCACGGCAACTCAGTTTGCCGAATATAACGCTGAACAATCTCGTGAATCGCATACCCTGTAGCTGCGACACTGGACTGTGCAAATGCTGTGCGG GTTTCCTGGCGGTGATCGGCATGAACAGCTGCACGGAAGTGGCCTACCGTCCGGATGAGTTCTCCTTTGAGCTGCGCATGCGCGTTAACAACAACATTTGGTTCCGTCGAAAGGTTTCCGGACAGAATCCGCCGCCGTTCTGCTTCAGACCGCCACGGTTCAACTTTGCCCGGGCCTGCATACAGTTCCATGACATTTGGTTTGTGGGCCGCAACATGCACGTCTGCATGTACATGTCCGGCGAGTTCCAAGGCTTCGAATTGTTCGAGAG GAACTTTGATTGTCTTCTGTTCGGCGATCACGGCGTCAAGATCGTCCCGCCAGAGCAGAGCTATCCCTCGAGACCCAACGGGGTGGACATCGACGAGGGAGATGACGAGATTGAAGACTACGATGAGAACGTTGTCCGCAGCTTAGCGGAAAAGATGATGGGCTGA
- the LOC6898564 gene encoding uncharacterized protein isoform X2, with protein MPAASSHPRLFFYLLCAASLFAVSKSDTVPLQAPADDLAYDAALQLGLLNHRLNLLAHEEESRQLSLPNITLNNLVNRIPCSCDTGLCKCCAGFLAVIGMNSCTEVAYRPDEFSFELRMRVNNNIWFRRKVSGQNPPPFCFRPPRFNFARACIQFHDIWFVGRNMHVCMYMSGEFQGFELFERNFDCLLFGDHGVKIVPPEQSYPSRPNGVDIDEGDDEIEDYDENVVRSLAEKMMG; from the exons ATGCCTGCCGCCAGCTCCCATCCCCGCTTGTTCTTCTACCTGCTGTGCGCCGCCTCGCTTTTCGCCGTCTCCAAATCGGACACCG TGCCGCTGCAGGCCCCGGCCGACGATCTAGCCTACGACGCTGCTCTACAGTTGGGCCTACTCAACCACCGTCTCAACCTGCTCGCCCATGAAGAGGAGTCACGGCAACTCAGTTTGCCGAATATAACGCTGAACAATCTCGTGAATCGCATACCCTGTAGCTGCGACACTGGACTGTGCAAATGCTGTGCGG GTTTCCTGGCGGTGATCGGCATGAACAGCTGCACGGAAGTGGCCTACCGTCCGGATGAGTTCTCCTTTGAGCTGCGCATGCGCGTTAACAACAACATTTGGTTCCGTCGAAAGGTTTCCGGACAGAATCCGCCGCCGTTCTGCTTCAGACCGCCACGGTTCAACTTTGCCCGGGCCTGCATACAGTTCCATGACATTTGGTTTGTGGGCCGCAACATGCACGTCTGCATGTACATGTCCGGCGAGTTCCAAGGCTTCGAATTGTTCGAGAG GAACTTTGATTGTCTTCTGTTCGGCGATCACGGCGTCAAGATCGTCCCGCCAGAGCAGAGCTATCCCTCGAGACCCAACGGGGTGGACATCGACGAGGGAGATGACGAGATTGAAGACTACGATGAGAACGTTGTCCGCAGCTTAGCGGAAAAGATGATGGGCTGA